The following coding sequences are from one Streptomyces dengpaensis window:
- a CDS encoding AAA family ATPase codes for MTSPVVRLRPVVSWPREAEAGQKYLVTVDLEHDDDPQEWPYDQEEYAIGCMLEGGPELAVETVGDATLVLHRFGGTYGPARFVVYLLGQAAPDGQLELRLSLITAGGMPFRTERLPVRGCGAGAGTAAKWGLETVTSAAPRSPGHESAESRVGTAQTVLPPLDEHFTGRDEDLERLIRAITADATEQGPVVLVTGMPQVGKTQLALRAAHTLVGSDWFPGGVLYAAAREYDSEPHDGHRLVVEVLSRIGAPRSSLAFDPDQAESVCRRALNGLRPTLLVLDQVSSLDEIEPLLRARGRHPVLIASRTRMPAPYAFRHAATVLDVEPLGEEAAVRLLDQCLMSVDPTDTRVETSPGPARQLVSLCGRMPGALRWLAQSLAALRRQPLEDAAGESAGEGRFFGSVAGLQRVFDDWYRGLPPDQARLLCLLSPLSEPFGTATAVALDGSEERAVDRLTALVQGNFVVREGSAERWRLPPPVREYARAMADEETAAEDEEAAFTRLLEYYAACAAEAVSRVGLASEEPDGRWFGRREDAAAWLEGECANLVAVTAEAANRSRFEAAVQLSTTLGPYLLEHRRFDDCARCCTAALTDPVGVGRDRLAVVSGLLGAAYLGLNRTSDALEAYELARSLYEQEGDRQGAAHMWHETGSVLAERGEWEAARGAYDAALRQFLRLGDVRAEAGAVTSLAVALCAMDRFDEARDDLLRVVQRYERVGDDRLPEWLALCGLTRAYEGLGLFVEAEEARGRADRVYTDGDRTDIERVEDLRRRFAQTSGQVVRGRVVVTVRSRLWQQGYVDWEVAAGLPNPVPFAEDSYGTRLGDLPARLGPSLADALRRADLPDRPAMVEFALPVELFDLNVHHWCLPQAPSDPLGARRPVVIRALDRPEADIDERVRRWRDLLHAERLTALHLPRQESFVRAHGTTWFTPAGDIPVLYGPGAYGFGESSMGRVLDAGFSVALWVTNARSSVAFGSEGEAFRAGIDALLDRAQRLEQLPEAVWELRDRAAAGHGPEWAHGLALLYDDPTTPLRDDDGDLLLAP; via the coding sequence ATGACGAGTCCCGTCGTACGTCTGCGCCCCGTCGTGAGCTGGCCCCGCGAGGCGGAGGCCGGTCAGAAGTACCTGGTCACCGTCGACCTGGAACACGACGACGACCCTCAGGAGTGGCCGTACGACCAGGAGGAGTACGCGATCGGCTGCATGCTGGAGGGCGGTCCCGAGCTAGCGGTGGAGACCGTAGGCGACGCGACCCTCGTCCTGCACCGCTTCGGCGGGACCTACGGCCCGGCGCGGTTCGTCGTCTACCTCCTCGGACAGGCGGCGCCCGACGGGCAGTTGGAGCTCCGGCTCTCCCTGATCACGGCGGGCGGGATGCCGTTCCGCACCGAGCGGCTTCCGGTGCGGGGGTGCGGCGCGGGTGCGGGGACCGCCGCGAAGTGGGGCCTGGAGACGGTGACTTCGGCTGCGCCGAGGAGTCCGGGCCACGAGAGCGCGGAGAGCCGGGTCGGCACGGCCCAGACCGTGCTGCCGCCCCTGGACGAGCACTTCACCGGGCGCGACGAGGACCTGGAGCGGCTCATCCGGGCGATCACAGCCGACGCGACCGAGCAGGGGCCCGTCGTCCTGGTGACGGGAATGCCGCAGGTCGGCAAGACGCAGCTCGCGCTGCGGGCCGCACACACGCTCGTAGGCTCGGACTGGTTCCCCGGCGGCGTTCTGTACGCCGCCGCGAGGGAGTACGACTCCGAGCCGCACGACGGCCACCGGCTCGTCGTCGAGGTGCTCTCCCGCATCGGCGCCCCCCGCTCGTCACTCGCCTTCGACCCGGATCAGGCGGAGAGCGTCTGCCGACGCGCTCTGAACGGACTGCGGCCGACGCTGCTGGTCCTGGACCAGGTCTCCTCGCTCGACGAGATCGAGCCCCTGCTGCGTGCCCGCGGACGCCATCCGGTGCTCATCGCCTCGCGCACGCGGATGCCGGCCCCGTACGCCTTCCGCCACGCGGCGACCGTCCTCGACGTCGAGCCGCTCGGCGAGGAAGCCGCGGTGCGACTCCTCGACCAGTGCCTGATGAGCGTGGATCCCACGGACACACGGGTCGAGACGAGTCCCGGGCCCGCGCGGCAACTGGTGTCCCTGTGCGGGCGGATGCCGGGCGCCTTGCGCTGGCTCGCTCAAAGCCTCGCGGCGCTGCGCCGCCAACCCCTGGAGGACGCGGCCGGCGAATCGGCCGGCGAAGGCAGGTTCTTCGGTTCCGTGGCCGGCCTCCAGCGCGTGTTCGACGACTGGTATCGCGGCCTCCCTCCCGACCAAGCCCGCCTGCTGTGCCTGCTGTCGCCGCTGTCCGAGCCCTTCGGCACCGCGACCGCGGTGGCGCTCGACGGGAGCGAGGAGCGGGCCGTCGACCGGCTGACGGCACTCGTCCAGGGCAACTTCGTCGTACGGGAGGGCTCCGCGGAGCGCTGGCGACTGCCCCCGCCCGTGCGGGAGTACGCACGAGCGATGGCCGATGAGGAGACGGCCGCGGAGGACGAAGAGGCCGCGTTCACCCGCCTGTTGGAGTACTACGCCGCCTGCGCCGCGGAGGCCGTGAGCCGCGTCGGCCTGGCGTCCGAGGAGCCGGACGGCCGCTGGTTCGGACGGCGCGAGGACGCGGCGGCCTGGCTGGAGGGCGAGTGCGCGAACCTGGTCGCGGTCACGGCGGAGGCGGCGAACAGGAGCCGGTTCGAGGCCGCGGTCCAGTTGTCCACGACGCTCGGGCCCTATCTGCTGGAGCACCGGCGCTTCGACGACTGCGCACGGTGCTGCACCGCCGCTCTGACGGATCCCGTCGGGGTGGGCCGCGACCGGCTGGCGGTCGTCTCCGGCCTCCTCGGAGCCGCGTACCTGGGACTGAACCGCACGTCTGACGCTCTCGAAGCCTACGAGCTCGCCCGTTCCCTCTACGAGCAGGAGGGCGACCGGCAGGGGGCCGCCCACATGTGGCACGAGACCGGATCAGTACTGGCCGAGCGGGGCGAGTGGGAGGCGGCGCGAGGCGCCTACGACGCGGCCCTTCGACAGTTCCTGCGGCTGGGGGACGTGCGGGCGGAGGCCGGGGCGGTGACGAGCCTCGCCGTCGCCCTGTGCGCCATGGACAGGTTCGACGAGGCGAGGGACGATCTGCTCCGCGTCGTCCAGCGATACGAGAGGGTGGGCGACGACCGCCTCCCGGAATGGCTCGCTCTCTGCGGCCTGACCCGGGCGTACGAAGGCCTCGGTCTCTTCGTCGAGGCCGAGGAGGCCCGCGGCCGCGCCGACCGGGTGTACACGGACGGAGACCGCACCGACATCGAGCGCGTCGAGGACCTCCGGAGGCGTTTCGCGCAGACGTCGGGACAGGTGGTGCGCGGGCGCGTCGTGGTGACCGTACGGTCCCGGTTGTGGCAGCAGGGGTACGTGGACTGGGAGGTGGCGGCCGGACTGCCGAACCCGGTGCCGTTCGCCGAGGATTCGTACGGCACCCGGCTGGGGGATCTGCCGGCGAGGCTGGGGCCCTCACTTGCCGACGCGTTGCGCAGGGCGGACCTTCCGGACCGCCCCGCCATGGTCGAATTCGCCCTGCCCGTCGAACTCTTCGACCTGAACGTGCACCACTGGTGCCTTCCGCAGGCGCCGTCGGACCCGCTCGGTGCGCGCCGCCCCGTGGTGATCCGCGCCCTCGACCGTCCGGAGGCCGACATCGATGAGCGTGTGCGCCGTTGGCGGGACCTGCTGCACGCCGAACGGCTCACGGCCCTGCACCTCCCGCGGCAGGAGAGTTTCGTACGGGCCCACGGCACGACGTGGTTCACGCCGGCCGGCGACATCCCGGTGTTGTACGGACCGGGGGCGTACGGCTTCGGCGAGTCGTCCATGGGCCGTGTGCTGGACGCCGGGTTCAGCGTCGCGCTCTGGGTGACCAACGCCCGCTCCTCGGTCGCGTTCGGTTCCGAGGGCGAAGCGTTCCGCGCGGGGATCGACGCTCTCCTCGACAGGGCCCAGCGATTGGAGCAACTCCCGGAGGCCGTATGGGAGTTGAGGGACAGAGCCGCCGCAGGCCACGGCCCGGAGTGGGCGCACGGCCTCGCCCTCCTCTACGACGACCCCACCACCCCGCTCCGCGACGACGACGGGGATCTCCTGCTCGCTCCGTAG
- a CDS encoding AAA family ATPase: MTTEDRTPDAGEKPKAEEAKAQEAEAEEPKGERHQGERRMLPYSLIVGQEELRTALEIAYVSPGVGGVLATGQRGTAKTTTVRAFTTMAVSEFPVTLPIGATDDRVLGGWEIPELMHGKSTRAEGLLERAARSASRMLYVDEINLLDDYLVNIILDVASTGVLPLERDHHSEDLRNVEFTLVGTMNPDEGGLRPQLLDRFGLVATVESEATDEQRQRIVETVLRFEAEREAPASEFIAEALRRDGERKATLDTARERVATVRYDTDVVARCARLAQDFALAGHRGELVLMRAARALAAIEGAERVSRDHVRRVAKPALVHRRGRGDTGTFAAWTDQDDERVRAVLDDRTD, encoded by the coding sequence ATGACGACGGAAGACCGGACACCGGACGCGGGCGAGAAGCCGAAGGCCGAGGAGGCCAAGGCCCAGGAGGCCGAGGCCGAGGAGCCCAAAGGGGAGCGGCACCAGGGCGAGCGGCGCATGCTCCCCTACTCGCTCATCGTCGGGCAGGAGGAGCTGCGGACCGCTCTGGAGATCGCGTACGTCAGTCCCGGCGTCGGCGGCGTCCTCGCCACCGGACAGCGCGGCACCGCCAAGACGACGACCGTGCGGGCCTTCACGACGATGGCCGTCAGCGAGTTCCCGGTGACGCTGCCGATCGGCGCGACCGACGACCGGGTGCTGGGCGGCTGGGAGATTCCGGAGCTGATGCACGGCAAGTCGACGAGAGCCGAGGGTCTCCTGGAACGGGCGGCTCGCTCCGCGTCCCGGATGCTGTACGTCGATGAGATCAATCTGCTCGACGACTATCTGGTCAACATCATCCTGGACGTCGCCTCCACCGGCGTACTGCCGCTGGAACGGGACCACCACTCGGAGGACCTGCGGAACGTGGAGTTCACCCTGGTGGGCACCATGAACCCGGACGAGGGTGGACTGCGGCCCCAACTCCTCGACCGATTCGGCTTGGTGGCCACGGTCGAGTCCGAAGCCACCGACGAGCAGCGGCAGCGGATCGTGGAGACCGTGCTGCGCTTCGAAGCCGAACGGGAGGCCCCCGCCTCGGAGTTCATCGCCGAGGCCCTGCGCCGCGACGGCGAGCGCAAGGCCACGCTCGACACGGCACGCGAGCGTGTGGCGACGGTGCGGTACGACACCGACGTCGTCGCCCGTTGCGCACGACTCGCCCAGGACTTCGCCCTCGCGGGCCACCGCGGCGAACTCGTGCTGATGAGGGCGGCGCGGGCGCTGGCCGCGATCGAGGGGGCCGAGCGGGTGTCCCGCGACCATGTCCGGCGCGTCGCGAAACCGGCGCTCGTGCACCGCCGGGGACGGGGCGACACCGGAACGTTCGCGGCCTGGACCGATCAGGACGACGAACGCGTACGCGCCGTGCTCGACGACCGGACGGACTGA
- a CDS encoding glycosyltransferase, whose amino-acid sequence MTRILRALVYGDVDLNLIDGSAVWAQSTVRALALAGCRTRLVLKSPVVTGRLTDPLEGLPGVTLVRPYEERLVPGQGDHPLSPVQASRLLTQLDQDEPCDLLVLRGRRLVTRVVADRAFDGRIWAYLTDIPQTPAEMTEEARAGLARIANASQQLLCQTEELRCFLETWVPEACGRCLLSPPAVPEPAFPVPEHDRPHDPVRLVYTGKFAPRWNTLPMTRLPALLAEQGVRAELHAVGDKIHKDPAHPGFPVAMAEALRSTPGVHHHGGQPREEAMRIAADCDLGLGWRDPVLDASLELSTKVLEFGSLGLPVILNRTPAHEALLGSDYPLYVPGGAELTDAAAAVARAVREPETRRMAADRCRDAARRYTMKNAAVRWRTQLDRALPSAPPAVAARPQPLRIAVAGHDLKFLSRLLDHVRALPGVEVRIDAWPALARHDQAASRELADWADVVVVEWCGPAAVWYSRHKRPGSRLVVRLHRFELDAGYPEQVDIDAVDRVVCVSPYYARSTLERTGWPAVKIQTIPNWVDTDQLDRPKAPGARFRLGMIGIAPSRKRLDLGLDVLEALRARDRRWHLSVKSKPPWEYWWIWNKPEERAHYDAVLRRMQRSPLLEGAVVFDEFGPDVAGWLRRIGHVLSTSDDESFHLAPAEGMASGAVPALLPWPGADEIYDRRWIHESPEAMAEAIAGLEEREDWLFAGEVARKQVRESFSLDGVARTWTELLVSG is encoded by the coding sequence ATGACCCGCATCCTGCGTGCGCTCGTCTACGGCGACGTGGACCTCAACCTCATCGACGGCTCGGCCGTGTGGGCCCAGTCGACCGTGCGGGCGCTCGCCCTCGCGGGCTGCCGGACCCGGCTCGTCCTCAAGTCGCCCGTGGTGACAGGGAGGTTGACCGACCCATTGGAGGGGCTGCCCGGGGTCACGCTGGTGCGTCCGTACGAGGAGCGGCTCGTGCCCGGACAGGGGGATCACCCGCTCTCGCCCGTACAGGCCTCCCGGCTGCTCACCCAGCTCGACCAGGACGAGCCCTGCGACCTGCTGGTGCTGCGCGGCCGCAGGCTGGTCACCCGGGTCGTCGCCGACCGCGCCTTCGACGGACGGATCTGGGCCTACCTCACCGACATCCCACAGACACCGGCCGAGATGACCGAGGAGGCACGCGCGGGGCTCGCCCGCATCGCCAACGCCTCACAGCAACTCCTGTGCCAAACCGAGGAGTTGCGCTGCTTCCTGGAGACCTGGGTGCCGGAGGCCTGCGGCCGCTGTCTGCTCAGTCCGCCCGCCGTGCCCGAACCGGCCTTCCCGGTGCCGGAGCACGACCGGCCGCACGATCCCGTACGGCTCGTCTACACCGGCAAGTTCGCGCCGCGGTGGAACACCCTGCCCATGACGCGTCTGCCGGCCCTGCTCGCCGAACAGGGGGTGCGGGCCGAACTCCACGCCGTCGGCGACAAGATCCACAAAGACCCCGCCCACCCCGGCTTCCCGGTCGCCATGGCCGAGGCGCTGCGCTCCACCCCCGGCGTCCACCACCACGGCGGGCAGCCGCGCGAGGAAGCCATGCGCATCGCCGCCGACTGCGATCTGGGCCTCGGCTGGCGGGACCCGGTCCTGGACGCCAGCCTCGAACTCTCCACCAAAGTCCTTGAGTTCGGGTCGCTCGGCCTGCCCGTCATCCTCAACCGCACACCCGCGCACGAGGCGCTCCTCGGGAGCGACTATCCCTTGTACGTCCCCGGAGGCGCCGAACTCACGGACGCCGCCGCAGCCGTCGCCCGCGCCGTACGCGAGCCCGAGACACGGCGCATGGCCGCCGACCGCTGCCGGGACGCCGCCCGGCGGTACACCATGAAGAACGCGGCGGTCCGCTGGCGTACGCAACTCGACCGGGCCCTTCCGTCCGCGCCCCCCGCCGTCGCCGCCCGGCCGCAGCCGCTGCGGATCGCCGTCGCGGGGCACGACCTGAAGTTCCTCTCGCGGCTGCTCGACCACGTCCGCGCGCTGCCCGGTGTCGAGGTACGGATCGACGCCTGGCCCGCGCTTGCCCGCCACGACCAGGCCGCCAGCCGTGAACTCGCCGACTGGGCCGACGTGGTGGTCGTCGAGTGGTGCGGTCCTGCGGCCGTCTGGTACAGCCGCCACAAGCGGCCCGGAAGCCGGCTCGTCGTCCGGCTGCACCGCTTCGAACTGGACGCCGGGTACCCGGAGCAGGTCGACATCGACGCGGTCGACCGGGTGGTGTGCGTCAGTCCCTACTACGCCCGCAGCACCCTTGAGCGCACGGGCTGGCCCGCGGTGAAGATCCAGACCATCCCGAACTGGGTCGACACCGATCAGCTCGACCGGCCCAAGGCGCCGGGTGCCCGTTTCCGCCTCGGCATGATCGGCATCGCGCCCAGCCGCAAACGCCTCGACCTCGGCCTCGACGTCCTCGAAGCGCTGCGCGCCCGCGACCGGCGCTGGCATCTGTCGGTCAAGTCCAAGCCGCCATGGGAGTACTGGTGGATCTGGAACAAGCCCGAGGAGCGCGCGCACTACGACGCCGTACTGCGCCGCATGCAGCGGTCGCCGCTGCTCGAAGGGGCCGTCGTCTTCGACGAGTTCGGCCCTGACGTGGCGGGCTGGCTGCGCAGGATCGGACACGTCCTGTCCACCAGCGACGACGAGAGCTTCCACCTCGCGCCGGCCGAGGGCATGGCCTCCGGCGCCGTACCCGCGCTGCTGCCGTGGCCCGGGGCGGACGAGATCTACGACCGGCGGTGGATCCACGAGAGTCCGGAGGCGATGGCGGAGGCGATCGCCGGGCTGGAGGAGCGGGAGGACTGGCTCTTTGCCGGGGAGGTGGCCCGCAAGCAGGTGCGGGAGTCCTTCTCGCTGGACGGGGTGGCGCGGACCTGGACCGAGCTGCTGGTGTCCGGCTGA
- a CDS encoding class I SAM-dependent methyltransferase, with amino-acid sequence MTDSTRTYWDTRHLERDDLASGGHIGLDRPGNEIFYALRLGELITLIGDLSSPGAPLFVLDAGCGKGYFARALARCGHRVDAFDSSPEAITYACSRGGGPRYAVAALDEWRSPWPYDVVLGVDVLFHVLDDEEWRAGLRNLASLVRITGRLILTDEDTHETDEDTHETDEDTHETGQDPHESTPPGDYLLHRPASAYRRELEPLGLTHTLFRPYGFRESRAGFHVFTRTR; translated from the coding sequence ATGACTGACAGCACCCGCACCTACTGGGACACCCGGCATCTCGAACGCGACGACCTCGCCTCCGGCGGGCACATCGGCCTCGACCGCCCCGGCAACGAGATCTTCTACGCGCTGCGGCTCGGCGAGCTGATCACCCTGATCGGCGATCTGTCCAGCCCGGGGGCCCCGCTGTTCGTGCTCGACGCGGGCTGCGGGAAAGGGTACTTCGCACGCGCCCTGGCACGCTGCGGCCACCGCGTGGACGCCTTCGACAGCAGCCCCGAGGCCATCACGTACGCCTGCTCCCGGGGCGGCGGCCCGCGCTACGCCGTCGCCGCGCTCGACGAGTGGCGCAGCCCCTGGCCGTACGACGTCGTCCTGGGCGTGGACGTCCTGTTCCACGTCCTGGACGACGAGGAGTGGAGGGCAGGACTGCGCAACCTCGCCTCGCTCGTCCGGATCACCGGCCGGCTGATCCTCACCGACGAGGACACACACGAGACCGACGAGGACACACACGAGACCGACGAGGACACACACGAGACCGGCCAGGACCCACACGAGTCCACCCCGCCCGGCGACTACCTGCTGCACCGGCCGGCATCCGCCTACCGCAGGGAACTTGAACCCCTCGGCCTGACCCACACCCTCTTCCGGCCCTACGGCTTCCGCGAGAGCCGGGCCGGCTTCCACGTCTTCACGAGGACCCGCTGA
- the wecB gene encoding non-hydrolyzing UDP-N-acetylglucosamine 2-epimerase, producing MNGRVLHVVGTRPNFVKAAPVVAALRTSGHEQVLVHTGQHYDERMSQIFFRELDLPEPDTDLGVGSGSHARQTADLLVALEGEFTARAPALVVVYGDVNSTLAAALVAAKLGIPVAHVEAGLRSFDMTMPEEVNRRLVDQLAELLFATSPEAVGHLAREGADSGRVHFVGNPMIDTLLTHMDHFDPAAVRAAYGLPERYGVVTLHRPANVDDPEAARAAARALTEAATQLDLAVPLHPRGRAALRSAGLAHAPGVHLFEPLGYVAFMGLVRGAAAVITDSGGVQEETTVLGIPCLTLRTTTERPVTVTHGTNRLVRHGELVPALRKVLDGQAPSPAEGPPLWDGKAGARIARVVTQWLERHD from the coding sequence ATGAACGGCCGTGTACTGCATGTCGTCGGGACCAGGCCGAACTTCGTGAAGGCCGCCCCGGTCGTCGCCGCGCTGCGTACCAGCGGGCACGAACAGGTCCTGGTGCACACCGGGCAGCACTACGACGAGCGGATGTCGCAGATCTTCTTCCGGGAGCTGGATCTGCCCGAGCCGGACACCGACCTGGGTGTCGGCTCGGGCAGCCACGCCCGCCAGACCGCCGATCTGCTGGTGGCGCTGGAGGGCGAGTTCACCGCCCGCGCTCCCGCGCTCGTCGTGGTCTACGGCGACGTCAACTCCACGCTCGCCGCCGCACTCGTCGCCGCCAAGCTGGGCATCCCGGTGGCCCATGTCGAGGCGGGGCTGCGGAGCTTCGACATGACGATGCCGGAGGAGGTCAACCGGCGCCTGGTCGACCAGCTCGCCGAGCTGCTGTTCGCGACCAGCCCCGAGGCCGTCGGACACCTCGCCCGCGAGGGCGCCGACTCCGGCCGGGTCCACTTCGTCGGCAACCCCATGATCGACACCCTGCTCACCCATATGGACCATTTCGATCCGGCCGCCGTGCGCGCGGCCTACGGACTGCCCGAGCGCTATGGCGTCGTCACGCTCCACCGGCCCGCCAACGTCGACGACCCCGAGGCGGCCCGGGCCGCCGCCCGCGCGCTGACCGAGGCGGCCACCCAACTGGACCTCGCCGTGCCCCTGCATCCGCGCGGGCGCGCGGCCCTGCGGTCGGCGGGCCTCGCGCACGCGCCCGGCGTGCACCTCTTCGAACCGCTCGGATACGTCGCCTTCATGGGTCTCGTACGGGGAGCCGCCGCCGTGATCACCGACTCGGGCGGCGTCCAGGAGGAGACCACCGTGCTGGGCATCCCGTGCCTGACCCTGCGCACCACGACCGAACGCCCGGTCACCGTCACCCACGGCACCAACCGCCTCGTACGACACGGCGAGTTGGTGCCCGCACTGCGCAAGGTGCTGGACGGGCAGGCGCCCTCGCCCGCCGAAGGGCCGCCGCTGTGGGACGGGAAGGCGGGCGCTCGCATCGCCCGGGTGGTCACCCAGTGGCTGGAGCGCCATGACTGA
- a CDS encoding glycosyltransferase family 4 protein yields MSRRIPRALSLAASVAWGELRHDPVRSALLGLRMLPPRARRGLRPVERRLAARARTAGPTADPARTAGTSGPPASRVPAPAGRVIRPVPGRVLHLVTNGLPFKQAGYTVRTQALAEAQRAAGLDPHVVTRIGFPVAQGVLDARPLQLLGGVPQHRLLPLWLPYGQDAALARNAELAGRLVERLRPAVLHAATDHGNGRVALALREAYGLPVVYEVRGFLEETWLTQAPGRGPDDETYRVRRALETYCMREADLVLTLGTAMKAEIVARGVPEERVLIVPNAVDEAFLAPPPDGAPLRARLGIAPDELVVGTVSSLTPHEGIGTLLHAGAELRRRGVRLRLLIVGDGPERAALERLAARLGLRDGVALFTGRVPHAQVRDFHAVLDVFAVPRTDERVCRLVTPLKPVEAMASGLPVAASDLAALRELVEQEVTGWLIPAESPDTWADALEVLLYSQKRRHEWGASARALVARDRTWKRVATTTHEAYRALGCA; encoded by the coding sequence ATGTCCCGACGCATCCCCCGTGCTCTCAGCTTGGCCGCATCCGTGGCCTGGGGCGAGTTGCGGCACGATCCCGTGCGGAGCGCGTTGCTCGGGTTGCGGATGCTGCCGCCGCGTGCCCGGCGCGGGCTGCGGCCGGTCGAACGGCGGCTCGCCGCCCGCGCCCGTACGGCCGGACCGACAGCGGATCCGGCCCGTACGGCTGGGACCTCGGGTCCGCCCGCTTCTCGTGTGCCCGCCCCCGCCGGGCGGGTGATCAGGCCGGTGCCGGGCCGGGTGCTGCATCTGGTCACCAACGGGCTGCCGTTCAAGCAGGCGGGCTACACCGTGCGCACCCAGGCGCTCGCCGAGGCCCAGCGGGCGGCCGGGCTCGATCCGCACGTCGTGACGCGCATCGGGTTCCCGGTGGCGCAGGGCGTGCTGGACGCCCGCCCGCTGCAGCTCCTGGGCGGGGTGCCGCAGCACCGGCTGCTGCCGCTGTGGCTGCCGTACGGGCAGGATGCGGCGCTGGCGCGCAACGCCGAGCTGGCCGGGCGCCTGGTGGAGCGGTTGCGGCCCGCCGTGCTGCACGCGGCGACCGACCACGGCAACGGGCGCGTGGCGCTGGCCCTGCGCGAGGCGTACGGGCTGCCGGTCGTGTACGAGGTGCGGGGCTTCCTGGAGGAGACCTGGCTGACCCAGGCGCCGGGCCGCGGCCCGGACGACGAGACGTACCGCGTGCGGCGCGCCCTGGAGACGTACTGCATGCGTGAAGCCGATCTGGTGCTGACGCTGGGCACGGCGATGAAGGCCGAGATCGTGGCCCGCGGGGTGCCCGAGGAGCGGGTGCTGATCGTGCCGAACGCGGTGGACGAGGCGTTCCTCGCCCCGCCGCCGGACGGGGCGCCGCTGCGCGCCCGCCTCGGGATCGCGCCGGACGAGCTCGTCGTGGGCACCGTCAGCAGCCTCACGCCGCACGAGGGCATCGGCACATTGCTCCATGCGGGTGCCGAGCTGCGCCGCCGCGGTGTCCGGCTGCGGCTGCTGATCGTGGGCGACGGGCCGGAGCGCGCGGCGCTGGAGCGGCTGGCCGCCCGGCTGGGTCTCCGCGACGGCGTCGCCCTGTTCACCGGCCGGGTGCCGCACGCCCAAGTGCGGGATTTCCACGCCGTGCTGGATGTCTTCGCGGTGCCGCGCACCGACGAGCGGGTCTGCCGTCTCGTGACCCCGCTCAAGCCGGTCGAAGCGATGGCGAGCGGTCTTCCCGTGGCTGCCAGCGACCTCGCGGCCCTCAGAGAACTGGTCGAACAGGAGGTTACCGGGTGGCTAATCCCAGCTGAATCGCCTGATACTTGGGCGGACGCCCTCGAAGTATTGCTTTACAGTCAAAAACGGCGGCATGAATGGGGAGCGTCCGCTCGCGCACTGGTAGCGCGTGACCGCACCTGGAAGAGGGTCGCCACCACGACCCATGAGGCGTATCGCGCTCTTGGATGCGCCTGA
- a CDS encoding nucleotide sugar dehydrogenase, with translation MQVERTGPLGESSEQLGELAQQLGDEKHAGHVELAVIGLGYVGLPLAREAAAVGLRVAGLDRDPRVVEALNAGHSHVDDVSDEDVRRMRAAGFTAYTDDACLARAQTVVICVPTPLSEDGGPDLSAVISAARAVAGRLRRGQLVVLESTTYPGTTDEVVRPLLEESGLKVGKDVALAFSPERIDPGNTTHGLRGTPKVVGGCTPSCAARAVAFYGKLVDTVVQAKGTREAEMAKLLENTYRHVNIALVNELAILCQELHVDVWDAIRCAGTKPFGFQAFRPSAGVGGHCIPIDPNYLSYKVRSIGYEFRFVELAREINAHMPEYVVRRAQDLLNHQGRALHGSRVLLLGVTYKPDVADMRESPAAPVARLLRAREAEIAFHDPYVPLWSVDGVTVPRVGDPAAAVREHDLTILLQDHSAYDLPALADEARLLFDTRGRIFRPGVEVL, from the coding sequence ATGCAGGTCGAACGGACCGGACCGCTCGGGGAATCGAGCGAACAGCTCGGGGAATTGGCCCAACAGCTCGGGGACGAGAAACACGCCGGACACGTGGAACTCGCGGTCATCGGACTCGGCTACGTCGGGTTGCCCCTCGCGAGGGAAGCGGCGGCGGTCGGACTGAGAGTCGCCGGGCTCGACCGTGACCCACGCGTCGTCGAGGCCCTCAATGCCGGACACTCCCATGTCGACGACGTGTCCGACGAGGACGTCCGGCGGATGCGCGCGGCGGGTTTCACGGCGTACACGGACGACGCCTGCCTGGCCCGTGCGCAGACCGTGGTCATCTGCGTGCCGACCCCGCTGAGCGAGGACGGCGGCCCCGATCTGAGCGCGGTGATCTCCGCCGCGCGAGCGGTCGCGGGCAGACTGCGGCGCGGACAGCTCGTCGTGCTGGAGTCGACCACCTATCCGGGCACCACCGACGAGGTCGTACGACCGCTGCTGGAGGAGTCGGGACTGAAGGTCGGCAAGGACGTCGCCCTGGCCTTCTCGCCGGAGCGCATCGACCCCGGCAACACCACGCACGGCCTGCGCGGCACACCCAAGGTGGTCGGCGGCTGCACTCCGTCGTGCGCGGCCCGCGCGGTCGCCTTCTACGGCAAGCTCGTCGACACCGTCGTCCAGGCGAAGGGCACCCGCGAGGCCGAAATGGCCAAGCTGCTTGAGAACACCTACCGGCACGTGAACATCGCCCTCGTCAACGAACTGGCCATCCTGTGCCAGGAGTTGCACGTCGACGTCTGGGACGCCATCCGCTGCGCCGGAACCAAGCCCTTCGGCTTCCAGGCCTTCCGGCCGAGCGCGGGAGTGGGCGGCCACTGCATCCCGATCGATCCCAACTACCTGTCGTACAAGGTGCGTTCGATCGGGTACGAGTTCCGGTTCGTCGAACTCGCCCGGGAGATCAACGCGCACATGCCCGAGTACGTCGTCCGGCGCGCCCAGGATCTGCTCAACCACCAGGGTCGCGCACTGCACGGCTCCCGGGTGCTGCTCCTCGGCGTCACCTACAAGCCGGACGTCGCCGACATGCGCGAGTCGCCGGCGGCGCCGGTCGCCCGGCTGCTGCGGGCCCGGGAGGCGGAGATCGCCTTCCACGACCCGTACGTCCCGCTGTGGTCGGTCGACGGTGTGACCGTCCCCCGCGTCGGCGATCCGGCGGCGGCCGTGCGCGAGCACGACCTGACGATCCTGCTCCAGGACCACTCCGCGTACGACCTCCCGGCCCTCGCCGACGAGGCCCGCCTGCTGTTCGACACCCGAGGGCGGATCTTCCGGCCCGGGGTCGAGGTGCTGTAG